AATATAAaaacaagagagtgtaccttggtgtggtgaatttcaaaacaaagattaGAAGTTCTTGAGAATACTTTCAATATTCACCCCAATTCCACTTGATGCCCAAGATGTGTGTCTCTCAATCAGTTGTATGTTCAATAGAGAATGAAGGAGTGTCTAACACTCACATACATACCAATTCATGTTATTACAAAATTCTATATGTTTCTCTCCATATAAccaattatctaattgggctaacCTTTTGGGCTTTTacaattgggctttagtatgtggcttggagtgggactaaaagggaacaaataagacactagctccaatgggccttgggcttttctatcaactcttaacaagtccaaagttaccattaattatatttaataccactatatagaTATAATTATACTCtagaccttattaataaattatatccgaagactttattgtacatgcaaccccttcataaaatattcatagtaatacaaagtcgTGAATAAAGACTGCCACTTTGTAAATCACTACATTTTAATTCTTGAGCACCCAttttaatccttttaagttattcatcatatatttataaaatccaatttcataaatatatactttagtaatttcttaccaAAGTGGTTAGGCCCAACTCTTTGAATAACTAAATTCATTAAACTTATTTCAagataatattttatatctccgttaagagactatgaattccatcttgagaatatatatatgttccatcaacactaaatgtgctgcccaacatactaaggttttgactgttactttagatctcactcctgatatatcaaaacaacctacacttcatgacaggtctattattctctcaggattaagagtttatgtaaatataagtcgtgagatttagcggcccagttcaatatgtcttaactcttaaaacatatctatatatcaactagaagtctctacttccatgatcaagacaaatcatcttagtcaatatgttatagtcttcgtagATGAATGCTCAATTTCATCATCGACTACGAACTACTATTTTGAGTTTTcaaagaacttgtgacttatatcttctgtgactaaatcacatactatgcatctcatggactatatgataatgttcgaatattcatgttaccattatttcagataataataaaacaactttattaatcataacattaagtcatacataatgtcatacatagcatcatacaatgggatttaagggcactaatcctaacatcTATAACAACATAGGTAGTGATGCAGCAGAACCAAAACAatatcaaccaaacaaatagcATCAAAATTTACATGTAAAGTGATTCAATGTCACATGACTGAAAGTAGCTAAGGAAGCCTTTTTTATAAGTAGGGAAAGCTTAATATCTTCAAAAGTTTCCAACCTTTGAAGTAGTCCTAACATCTTAGTCTTTTATTTGCAGGTATAAGGAAGCCTTTTTCAGTCATGGTGCTGCAGCTCACAGAACCTCAGTGTAAAAAGCCAGAGGGTGCATCACCAGCTGCTACACCAGTGCAACTCAACTTGCCTTACAGTGCAGCAGCTAGTGCACCAGGTGATGCAGCATCAACTGTCACACTAGTGTAGCATAGCATGCCACCCAGTGCAGCAGCTTGTGCATCAAAGCTGCCCAGACATGCATTGGACCAAGCCAGACAAGAAAATAAGTTTGCCAGATAATACAAGAACAAGTGAAACTCAGATTGAAGCTTCAAGTAGAAGTCCAGAGATCTTGCCCTGTGTTttagagtatatatatatatatatatatagttgtacaGCTATTGAATCAATCAATGAAATCATAATTTTCAGctttcatcaaaatcaatttctcaTACTCAGTTCAGCTTGGAAGGTATTCAGTTCCTCAGATGCCTTGGcaattaataaaacaataaaatattaaaaacatctctctcttccataaaatattattcaaagtataaaacataaaacacccTAAGTGCCAAAGTAGTGACCTCCCTAACAACCACATCATTcaaatgataaaacaataaaacattAAACATCTCTCttccataaaacaaaaaacacccTAAATGCCAAAGTAGTGCCCTCCTAACAATCTTACCTCCTCTTGCAGAAACTTAAGTTGTAAATATGATTCTTCCATCACGACAAacatctctctcttctctcgtTTCTGAAAAACACATGCTGCCATGAGGTAGAGTTTGGAACCCTTCTCAATGCCATCTAAGGTGCACGCGCGTTCCATGACATTATGAATAGTACTACTTGGCTCCACTAAAAAAGCTGAGTTCCTTAACTCCACAACATCATAGATATGACTAAGCTGGTGTGTCAACTGTAATGCCATTCCTCCTTTCTTCCCTTTGCTCTGTGTGGATGATGGTAAAACtcccttctttcctttcttttgtgTTGGGTTAGGTGGTTGTGTGAGGTTAGGAGTCTCATCTTCATGAACGTCATCGTCATCATTTGGAGAAGATGAGTCAGCAGAAGTATCACCTAACCCCTCCTTAGGTGTCTTAAGATCATTAGGTAACACACCTGAAGTGGGGGCCTATGCTAAATCTCCTGTGGCCATAATGTCCTTAAACATAATGTCTAATAAGTCAACATTCTCCAAAcctttctctcaaaattttgtaGCTTCAAGAACCTCCt
This genomic stretch from Quercus lobata isolate SW786 chromosome 3, ValleyOak3.0 Primary Assembly, whole genome shotgun sequence harbors:
- the LOC115981194 gene encoding L10-interacting MYB domain-containing protein-like; this encodes MGKPSQNSSNVRAQWPSRVTTIFCEACVDEVFKGNRSNQSNTHFSKKGWTNIIATFEKKTGKGYPRAKYKHKWDSLKKDWVLWNKLKGSETGLGWDAAKGTIATTNEWWDRKLMEAPTSGVLPNDLKTPKEGLGDTSADSSSPNDDDDVHEDETPNLTQPPNPTQKKGKKGVLPSSTQSKGKKGGMALQLTHQLSHIYDVVELRNSAFLVEPSSTIHNVMERACTLDGIEKGSKLYLMAACVFQKREKREMFVVMEESYLQLKFLQEEGGHYFGT